From the genome of Haloterrigena sp. KLK7, one region includes:
- a CDS encoding threonine synthase, whose protein sequence is METTDAFAGLECVDCGATYDAEAVSHRCPDCDGFLDPSYEYDAIDLDRETLADRPFDSQWRYEELLPFPRESAVTTNEGATPLVDCPDLADELGVERVLIKDDGRNPTGSTTDRGASVAATAAARHGATDVALASTGNGGQAAAAYAGRADLESHVYVPSRSSFTNKAMINVHGGDMNVVGGRFDDAVGAYEEGMGEHDDWYSLQPFETPYRHEGAKTTLFEILEGLEWEVPDAICYPTGVGVGLVGAYKGATELRELGLIDELPPLYAAQAAGCAPIVDALESDRDEHEPVERPDTICGEIEIADPPASSRVLEAVRETDGGAVATEDPDILESGVRVATHEGLELAPSPAAAASGAWELAERGEFDGDETVVIVNTTAGNKEGDVLRSHLMSQGV, encoded by the coding sequence ATGGAGACGACGGACGCCTTCGCCGGACTCGAGTGTGTCGACTGCGGGGCTACCTACGACGCCGAAGCCGTCTCGCACCGCTGTCCCGACTGCGACGGCTTTCTCGATCCGAGCTACGAGTACGACGCGATCGACCTCGACCGGGAGACCCTCGCGGACCGACCGTTCGACTCGCAGTGGCGCTACGAGGAACTGCTCCCGTTCCCCCGCGAGTCGGCGGTGACGACCAACGAAGGGGCGACGCCGCTGGTCGACTGTCCCGACCTGGCCGACGAACTCGGCGTCGAACGCGTCCTGATCAAGGACGACGGCCGGAATCCGACGGGGTCGACCACCGACCGCGGGGCATCGGTCGCCGCGACGGCCGCCGCCCGGCACGGGGCGACAGACGTCGCCCTCGCGTCGACGGGCAACGGCGGCCAGGCGGCCGCGGCCTACGCCGGCCGAGCCGACCTCGAGTCCCACGTCTACGTCCCCTCGCGCTCGAGTTTCACGAACAAGGCGATGATCAACGTCCACGGCGGCGACATGAACGTCGTCGGCGGTCGGTTCGACGACGCGGTCGGTGCCTACGAGGAGGGGATGGGCGAGCACGACGACTGGTACTCGCTGCAGCCCTTCGAGACGCCGTACCGCCACGAGGGGGCGAAGACGACGCTCTTCGAGATCCTCGAGGGCCTCGAGTGGGAGGTCCCCGACGCGATCTGTTACCCGACCGGTGTCGGCGTCGGACTGGTGGGGGCGTACAAGGGAGCGACGGAGCTCCGCGAACTCGGACTCATCGACGAGCTCCCGCCGCTGTACGCCGCGCAGGCCGCGGGCTGTGCGCCGATCGTCGACGCCCTCGAGAGCGATCGCGACGAACACGAACCCGTCGAACGACCGGACACGATCTGCGGCGAGATCGAGATCGCCGATCCGCCGGCGAGTTCGCGCGTCCTCGAGGCCGTCCGCGAGACCGACGGCGGGGCGGTCGCGACCGAGGATCCGGACATCCTCGAGTCCGGCGTTCGGGTCGCCACGCACGAAGGGCTCGAGCTGGCGCCGAGCCCGGCCGCGGCGGCGAGCGGGGCGTGGGAGCTGGCCGAGCGCGGCGAGTTCGACGGCGACGAGACGGTCGTCATCGTCAACACGACCGCCGGGAACAAGGAGGGCGACGTGCTGCGGAGTCACCTGATGAGTCAGGGCGTCTAG